The bacterium genomic interval CCGCAAGGTGTCCGCCGTGGCCGACATCATGAAGTTCGGCGTGATGATGACCCCGGCGCTGGTCGTCGACGGACAGGTGAAGGTCGCGGGCAAGGTGCCGTCGTTCGACGAGATCAAGAAGCTCATCGCAGGGGAGGCGTGAGATGGGCGGCAAGCCGTCGCGCTCGGCGCTGAATCGTTCCATCATCGTGGTCTCCGTGATCGCCCTCGCCGCGATCGTCTACCTGGTGCGCCCGGCCGCGCAGGGCGGGGGTGCGGGCGGCGGCGGCGCGACGACCACCCTGCCGCGGCTCGTCGATCTCGGGGCCGACAAGTGCGTCCCCTGCAAGATGATGGCCCCCATCCTGGAAGAGCTGCGCGCCGAGCAGGCCGGCCGGTTCGAGGTGGTGTTCATCGACGTCTGGAAGAACAAGGAGGAGGCCGAGAAATACGGCATCGACCTCATCCCGACGCAGATCTTCTACGCGGCCGACGGCCGCGAGCTGTTCCGCCACGAGGGTTTCTTCGCCAAGGAGGAGATCCTGGCCAAGTGGAAGGAACTCGGGGTCGCACCGAAGGGCAGCTGACCGGGAGGTACGCCGTTGGCATCGCTGTTCGCCTCGCTCACCGCCGCCGTTTCCGGCTCGCCGCCCGTGGCCCTGGGCGCCGCCTTCCTGTGGGGCGTGCTGAGCATCCTGCTGAGCCCCTGCCACCTGGCGAGCATCCCGCTGATCGTGGGCTTCATCCAGGGACAGCAGGGCGATGATCCGCGGCAGGCGCCCCTGACCCAGCGCCGGGCCCTGTGGCTGTCCACGCTGTTCGCGTCGGGCATCCTGGTCACCATCGCGCTCATCGGCGTGATCACCGCCGCCGCCGGGCGCATGCTGGGCGACGTCGGCGGGCTGGGGAACCTGCTGGTCGCCGCGATCTTCCTGGTCGTGGGCCTGATCCTGCTGGACGTGATCCCGCTGAACCTGTCGGCTCCGGGCGCCGTGGGGCTGCGGCGCAAGGGGGCCTGGGCGGCGCTGCTGCTGGGGCTGGTCTTCGGCGTGGCGCTGGGACCCTGCACCTTCGCCTTCATGGCGCCCATGCTGGCGGTGACGTTCAAGGTCTCCTCCACGCAGGCCGTCTTCGGGGCGGCCCTGCTCGCGGCCTACGGGCTGGGCCATTGCCTGTTGATCGTCGTCGCCGGCACGAGCACCGCCTGGGTGCAGCGGACCCTGGACTGGAACGCGGGGTCGCGGGCCGGCGGCATCCTCAAGAAGGTCTGCGGGGGTCTGGTGATCCTCGGCGGGCTCTACCTCGTCTTCACCTCCCACTAGGAGCCGGTCATGAAGCGCTTCTGCCTCGCGATCCTGCTGACCCTGGCCGCGGGAACCGCCGTCGCCGACCAGGCGCCCCGGCCCGACGTCACGGTCTACTACTTCCACGGCGACTTCCGCTGCAAGACCTGCCTGAAGCTCGAGCAAATGACCGTCGAGACGGTCAGGGACTCTTTCGCCACGCAGATCGAGGACAAGGTCCTGGAGCTGCAGGTCGTGAACTTCATGTCCGAGGGCAACGAGCATTTCGAGCAGGATTTCCAGCTCGAGCAGCAGTCCGTGATCGTCGTCGAGCGTGACGCGGGCAAGGTCGTCCGCTGGAAGACGCTCGAGAAGATCTGGGACCTGCACGACCAGCCCCTGCAGTTCGCCGCCTACGTCGCCGGCGAGACGCGGCTCTACCTCGACGGCGTCCCGGATCCCAAGCCGTGAGCCGCCGCCTCCCGCGCGTCCTGTTCCTCTGCACCGGGAATTCCTGCCGCAGCCAGATGGCCGAAGGCTGGGCCCGCGCCCTGCACGCCGACCGCTTCGCGGCCGCGTCGGCGGGGATCGAGACCCACGGCCTGAACCCCCGCGCCGTGCGCGCGATGGCCGAGGCCGGCGTGGACATCTCGCATCACGCCTCGAAGACCGCGGCCGACCTCGGGCCCGAGCCCTTCAACCTCGTGGTCACCGTCTGCGGGCACGCGCACGAGACCTGCCCGGTGCTGCCGGGCGCCCCGCGCACGCTGCACCGCGGCTTCGACGACCCGCCGCGCCTGGCGGTCGGCGCCGTCGACGAGGAGGCGGCCATGGCCCCGTACCGCCG includes:
- a CDS encoding arsenate reductase ArsC translates to MSRRLPRVLFLCTGNSCRSQMAEGWARALHADRFAAASAGIETHGLNPRAVRAMAEAGVDISHHASKTAADLGPEPFNLVVTVCGHAHETCPVLPGAPRTLHRGFDDPPRLAVGAVDEEAAMAPYRRVRDEIRAFVASLPDLLDRFDSNRLEEGDRP
- a CDS encoding thioredoxin family protein: MGGKPSRSALNRSIIVVSVIALAAIVYLVRPAAQGGGAGGGGATTTLPRLVDLGADKCVPCKMMAPILEELRAEQAGRFEVVFIDVWKNKEEAEKYGIDLIPTQIFYAADGRELFRHEGFFAKEEILAKWKELGVAPKGS
- a CDS encoding cytochrome c biogenesis protein CcdA, yielding MASLFASLTAAVSGSPPVALGAAFLWGVLSILLSPCHLASIPLIVGFIQGQQGDDPRQAPLTQRRALWLSTLFASGILVTIALIGVITAAAGRMLGDVGGLGNLLVAAIFLVVGLILLDVIPLNLSAPGAVGLRRKGAWAALLLGLVFGVALGPCTFAFMAPMLAVTFKVSSTQAVFGAALLAAYGLGHCLLIVVAGTSTAWVQRTLDWNAGSRAGGILKKVCGGLVILGGLYLVFTSH
- a CDS encoding nitrophenyl compound nitroreductase subunit ArsF family protein; its protein translation is MKRFCLAILLTLAAGTAVADQAPRPDVTVYYFHGDFRCKTCLKLEQMTVETVRDSFATQIEDKVLELQVVNFMSEGNEHFEQDFQLEQQSVIVVERDAGKVVRWKTLEKIWDLHDQPLQFAAYVAGETRLYLDGVPDPKP
- a CDS encoding thioredoxin family protein, coding for MKDIAILGTGCPKCHKLEQETRRAAAELSLDCEIRKVSAVADIMKFGVMMTPALVVDGQVKVAGKVPSFDEIKKLIAGEA